One segment of Pelotomaculum isophthalicicum JI DNA contains the following:
- a CDS encoding DUF456 domain-containing protein, producing the protein MSLVGIVIAVVFFTAGIIGTIMPVLPGAPLIWLGMLIYGIFVKFNNMSWLFFAGQGLVVALVFLIDYLAGVWGVKRYGGSKAAVWGSVIGGILGILLLGPFGLIFGPFIGAVAGELYRKSDLNKAFQVGIGTLIGFLGGTILKLAVEVLMIIWFFTVIY; encoded by the coding sequence ATGTCTTTGGTTGGAATAGTGATAGCAGTTGTTTTTTTTACTGCCGGGATCATCGGTACCATAATGCCTGTTTTACCCGGAGCGCCATTAATTTGGTTGGGGATGTTGATATACGGTATTTTTGTTAAGTTTAACAACATGTCGTGGCTCTTCTTCGCTGGTCAAGGGTTGGTTGTGGCACTAGTTTTTTTAATCGATTACTTAGCCGGTGTATGGGGTGTAAAAAGATATGGAGGATCGAAAGCAGCGGTTTGGGGAAGTGTCATCGGCGGTATTTTAGGTATATTGCTGCTGGGCCCGTTTGGACTAATCTTCGGTCCATTTATTGGTGCGGTAGCAGGGGAACTATATCGTAAAAGTGACCTGAATAAAGCTTTCCAGGTCGGGATCGGCACTTTAATTGGATTTCTGGGAGGAACCATTTTAAAACTGGCGGTGGAAGTGTTAATGATAATATGGTTCTTTACCGTTATATATTGA
- a CDS encoding acyl-CoA thioesterase yields the protein MNSGKDYKDNATVRVEFTVRWGDCDAAGITYYAKYFDWFTDGRIAFLEKAGLPYMATFHNHGIELVVIDAFCRYRLSLRPVEKVFLETSVASLTRTRITFTYRILKEDNTVAAEGSTNHAFVDERGKPFNLAKKYPELWDELYRTLGEGGGI from the coding sequence ATGAATTCTGGTAAGGATTACAAAGACAATGCGACTGTGCGGGTGGAGTTTACCGTTCGCTGGGGTGACTGCGATGCTGCCGGGATAACTTATTACGCGAAGTATTTTGATTGGTTTACGGACGGTCGTATAGCTTTTTTAGAAAAAGCGGGATTGCCCTATATGGCCACCTTTCATAACCATGGCATCGAATTGGTGGTTATTGACGCGTTCTGCCGTTATAGATTATCGTTGCGGCCTGTGGAAAAAGTATTCCTTGAAACTAGCGTAGCTTCATTAACCCGGACCAGGATTACTTTTACTTACCGCATTTTGAAAGAAGACAACACCGTCGCGGCTGAAGGAAGCACAAACCACGCTTTTGTGGATGAACGGGGCAAGCCGTTTAATTTAGCAAAGAAGTATCCTGAATTGTGGGACGAACTATACCGTACTTTAGGTGAGGGGGGTGGTATATAG
- a CDS encoding AMP-binding protein: MKSVQDRVQALLDAYPVWPRRTIAGHFDEAVKKYQNRTLVFTLEKEYTYAEMQERSDLLARGLLALGIRPREHVALLMGNYPEFIISKLALTKIGAVCVPLNTMLLERELAFLLEDSDVVALIFNDSLGKNNYVDIIGRICSELTVQPDGINVSCAALPRLRNVICFSANDSIYDDLMSFNDLYRLGEGISPDELQRVRQATEYPDDICDIMYTSGTTSLPKGAMMSHDMLLRSSYAACLTRAVEDGRRIYFPLPLYHIFAYELGLLVVTFVGGAIVTHAQFTPREALELMEKSRANDFLCVPSILLAVLNHPDLKKHDLSSLHATMCGATPAPVPLWQRAVDELNLQEMCAGYGMTEVSGASTITSPGDPVEVMATRVGRLVMANCSGLPEFGNRNIQYKVVDPFTGKELPPGEEGEWVCRGNMVTRGYYKRPQENVELIDKDGWLRTGDLGIIHPDGLFQITGRSKEIYKISGENVSPKEVEEVISTHPKVNQVYVLGVPDRNMGEVGVAFIELKPGEESTRREIVGYCKGKLARFKIPHHIFFTSSSELPFTSSGKIKKYKLAERALSLLEKDGKKS; the protein is encoded by the coding sequence GTGAAGTCTGTTCAGGACCGTGTGCAGGCGCTGCTCGACGCTTACCCTGTCTGGCCGCGCCGCACTATAGCCGGACATTTTGATGAGGCGGTAAAGAAATATCAAAACCGGACCCTGGTGTTCACCTTAGAGAAGGAATATACATATGCGGAGATGCAGGAGCGGTCCGATTTGCTGGCAAGGGGATTGCTGGCGCTGGGAATCAGGCCGCGTGAACATGTCGCCCTATTAATGGGCAATTACCCTGAGTTTATTATTAGCAAACTTGCCCTGACGAAAATCGGGGCTGTTTGTGTGCCGCTTAACACAATGCTGCTCGAACGTGAACTGGCCTTTTTATTGGAAGATTCGGACGTTGTGGCGTTAATATTTAATGATTCTCTTGGTAAAAACAACTATGTAGATATTATTGGCAGGATATGCAGTGAGTTGACCGTCCAACCTGACGGTATTAACGTTTCTTGTGCCGCTTTGCCTCGATTGCGCAATGTTATATGTTTTTCAGCAAACGACAGTATATATGACGATCTGATGAGTTTTAACGATTTGTACAGGCTTGGCGAGGGCATATCGCCCGATGAATTGCAGCGTGTGCGGCAAGCCACTGAATATCCCGATGATATTTGCGATATTATGTACACCTCAGGAACCACCAGCCTGCCCAAAGGCGCCATGATGAGCCACGACATGCTTTTGCGGAGCTCATACGCGGCGTGTCTTACCCGCGCTGTTGAAGACGGCCGCCGGATTTACTTTCCGCTGCCTCTTTATCATATATTTGCATATGAGTTAGGTCTACTTGTCGTCACTTTTGTTGGCGGAGCGATAGTTACGCATGCGCAGTTCACCCCCCGTGAGGCGTTGGAATTAATGGAGAAAAGCCGTGCCAATGATTTTCTTTGTGTCCCGTCGATTCTCCTCGCTGTGCTCAATCACCCGGATTTAAAAAAACATGATCTTAGCTCTCTGCATGCCACGATGTGCGGCGCCACGCCGGCGCCGGTGCCTCTCTGGCAGCGGGCTGTCGATGAACTGAATTTGCAGGAAATGTGCGCCGGATACGGTATGACCGAGGTTTCCGGGGCCAGTACAATAACCTCGCCAGGCGACCCGGTGGAGGTTATGGCTACCCGCGTGGGGCGGCTCGTGATGGCCAACTGTAGCGGTTTGCCGGAGTTCGGCAACCGCAATATTCAATATAAAGTGGTTGACCCCTTTACCGGTAAGGAACTGCCGCCAGGCGAAGAGGGGGAGTGGGTTTGCCGCGGCAACATGGTGACCAGGGGTTATTACAAGCGGCCGCAGGAAAACGTTGAATTGATCGACAAGGATGGCTGGCTGCGAACAGGTGATTTGGGAATAATCCACCCGGACGGTCTTTTCCAAATAACCGGGCGCAGTAAGGAAATCTATAAAATATCCGGTGAAAACGTTTCGCCCAAAGAGGTTGAAGAAGTCATCAGCACTCACCCTAAAGTCAATCAAGTTTATGTGTTGGGGGTCCCTGACCGGAATATGGGTGAAGTGGGCGTGGCATTTATTGAATTAAAACCGGGTGAAGAATCCACCAGGCGGGAAATTGTCGGATACTGTAAGGGTAAACTGGCTCGCTTTAAAATCCCGCACCATATTTTTTTCACATCCTCATCAGAGCTGCCCTTTACAAGCTCAGGCAAAATTAAAAAGTATAAACTGGCCGAGCGTGCCTTATCGCTGCTTGAAAAAGATGGGAAGAAGTCTTGA
- a CDS encoding pyridoxal phosphate-dependent aminotransferase, whose protein sequence is MTISKKINTLLTNASFIRKMFEEGERLRKQFGDENVYDFSLGNPDVEPPKAFKEALKKIALEPITGMHRYMSNAGYPETRRAVAEALAEQCGLSFKENHIVMTCGAGGALNVVLKTILDPGDEVIILSPFFVEYKFYIDNHGGVFKEVKTTDEFELDLNAINTAISANTKAIIINTPNNPTGVVYGAGSLADLGKLLETKEKEIGHAVFVISDEPYAKITYDGTTVPSVFKYIKNSVVVTSHSKDLALPGERIGYAAISPKIDQADLLMEGLVFCNRTLGFVNAPALMQHLVAGLQHESVNIAEYQEKRDLLYDNLTAMGFKMIKPQGAFYLFPQSPVKDDVEFVRIAQKHNILVVPGSGFGTPGYFRIAYCVSKQIILRSLPAFQALAKELGIHP, encoded by the coding sequence ATGACGATTTCTAAAAAGATTAATACACTACTTACAAACGCATCTTTTATCAGGAAGATGTTTGAAGAAGGAGAAAGGTTGCGGAAACAGTTCGGGGATGAGAATGTTTATGATTTTTCTCTAGGAAACCCGGATGTTGAGCCGCCAAAAGCATTTAAGGAAGCATTAAAAAAGATCGCGCTGGAGCCAATAACGGGCATGCACCGCTACATGAGCAATGCGGGCTACCCTGAAACACGCCGGGCTGTTGCTGAAGCGCTGGCGGAACAATGCGGTCTTTCTTTTAAAGAGAATCATATTGTTATGACCTGTGGAGCCGGCGGAGCGTTAAACGTCGTGCTCAAAACCATTCTCGATCCTGGCGACGAGGTTATTATTCTATCGCCCTTCTTTGTGGAGTATAAGTTTTATATAGACAATCACGGTGGAGTTTTCAAGGAAGTTAAGACTACCGATGAATTCGAGCTTGATTTGAACGCCATAAACACAGCGATATCGGCAAATACCAAAGCAATTATCATTAATACTCCCAACAACCCCACTGGCGTGGTTTACGGTGCCGGTTCACTCGCGGATTTGGGAAAATTGCTCGAAACCAAGGAAAAAGAAATTGGACACGCGGTTTTTGTCATATCAGACGAACCTTATGCAAAAATCACTTACGACGGCACCACCGTCCCCAGCGTTTTCAAGTATATCAAGAACAGCGTCGTAGTCACATCCCATAGCAAAGACCTCGCCCTGCCAGGAGAACGGATCGGGTATGCTGCTATCTCTCCCAAAATTGATCAGGCGGACCTGTTAATGGAGGGGCTGGTTTTTTGCAACCGCACTCTCGGATTCGTCAACGCCCCGGCGTTAATGCAGCACCTCGTGGCCGGACTACAGCATGAAAGTGTCAACATCGCCGAATATCAGGAAAAAAGAGATCTCCTGTATGACAATTTAACTGCCATGGGTTTTAAAATGATTAAGCCGCAGGGGGCTTTTTACCTTTTCCCGCAATCCCCGGTAAAAGATGACGTGGAGTTTGTCAGAATCGCTCAAAAACATAATATCCTCGTAGTGCCGGGCAGCGGTTTTGGCACACCAGGGTACTTCCGCATCGCATACTGTGTCAGCAAACAAATCATCTTGAGATCGCTACCAGCGTTCCAGGCTTTGGCCAAGGAACTGGGAATACATCCCTAG
- a CDS encoding AbrB/MazE/SpoVT family DNA-binding domain-containing protein yields the protein MTIITGMTPNGQITIPRSTMKLLGLKAGCEVSIEIVNGSVVLKKIDEMVESKEDSLIFKAG from the coding sequence ATGACAATAATAACGGGTATGACTCCGAACGGCCAGATAACAATACCTCGTTCAACAATGAAGCTGCTTGGCTTAAAAGCTGGCTGTGAAGTATCGATCGAGATCGTTAACGGATCGGTTGTTTTAAAAAAGATTGATGAGATGGTGGAGAGTAAGGAAGACAGCTTGATTTTTAAAGCAGGTTAG
- a CDS encoding LysM peptidoglycan-binding domain-containing protein has product MPLVQAEVIFYRKGLDGPVHVGWGRITGNGINLVAVAGSKIYLFSPLNQSYNLDAVIDVGTTILSLAVGLRYQGIDKIILGTEDRVIVYGEGTVDEQISIVKIWEYEAEPGARFVDLTTAVLSSDTGETVIAASEGKQALYFYQTLGQAAASQQLGLLAIRVLPGPAQKVAVLSRGEAETPAIVAAYKNDGTSGLLTLYYTEAGFAEGPAQVNLPARVSSMTAGHLRPAPGDELVWGGEDGIFRIIEVNEELRTVLNSDNLGSNITALTAGKLTGEEAETLLAGTPEGYLFGYRAPVENSSPDWTVLIGNPVNDLAISEECLVGLGTADGGLQVWRLVPEGFLLHEAKTGETLEAIAAIYHTTVSILVETNRITNPDLIFPGQVLLIPQLP; this is encoded by the coding sequence ATGCCTTTAGTTCAGGCAGAAGTAATATTTTACAGAAAAGGACTTGATGGTCCCGTCCATGTCGGGTGGGGTAGAATAACCGGTAATGGGATTAATCTTGTGGCCGTTGCCGGTAGTAAAATATATCTGTTCTCTCCTTTGAATCAGAGCTATAATCTTGATGCTGTGATAGATGTAGGTACAACAATTTTAAGTCTGGCAGTGGGACTACGGTACCAAGGCATAGACAAAATTATTTTGGGAACGGAAGACAGAGTGATTGTTTACGGTGAAGGGACAGTTGATGAGCAGATTTCTATTGTTAAAATATGGGAGTATGAAGCCGAGCCAGGCGCCCGTTTTGTTGATTTGACAACGGCGGTTCTGAGCAGTGATACCGGTGAGACTGTCATTGCCGCGTCTGAAGGCAAGCAAGCGCTGTATTTTTACCAAACCCTAGGGCAAGCTGCCGCTTCGCAGCAATTAGGGCTGCTGGCCATCAGGGTATTGCCGGGACCGGCTCAAAAAGTAGCCGTCCTGTCGAGGGGTGAGGCAGAGACACCGGCGATTGTAGCCGCTTATAAAAACGACGGTACTTCCGGGCTTTTGACTTTGTATTATACTGAAGCGGGGTTTGCGGAAGGACCCGCGCAAGTAAACCTGCCGGCCAGGGTGAGTTCGATGACTGCCGGTCATTTAAGGCCTGCTCCGGGGGATGAACTGGTTTGGGGTGGCGAAGACGGTATATTCAGGATTATAGAAGTTAACGAGGAGTTAAGAACGGTGCTGAACTCCGATAACTTGGGCAGCAATATAACTGCGCTTACGGCAGGCAAGTTGACGGGTGAAGAGGCGGAGACGTTACTGGCGGGTACTCCGGAAGGTTATCTTTTCGGATACAGGGCTCCGGTTGAAAACAGCAGCCCTGACTGGACGGTGCTTATAGGCAATCCTGTAAACGATCTTGCTATAAGCGAAGAGTGCCTTGTCGGGCTGGGAACCGCGGACGGCGGCCTGCAAGTGTGGCGTTTGGTGCCTGAGGGTTTCTTGCTGCATGAGGCCAAAACCGGTGAAACGCTGGAAGCAATTGCAGCTATTTACCATACGACAGTAAGCATATTGGTCGAGACGAATCGCATTACCAACCCTGATCTAATCTTTCCCGGACAGGTATTGTTGATTCCGCAGCTTCCATGA
- the hisG gene encoding ATP phosphoribosyltransferase, which yields MKLRLGLPKGSLQEATFQLFKQAGFNISVRSRSYFPAVNDPELEIVLMRAQEIPRYVYEGVLDAGISGLDWIMENEADVVEVADMVYAKNTPNPIRLVIAVADNSDIKSVSDLNGKRVATELVRVTQKYLKENGVEALIEYSYGATEVKVPHLVDAIADITETGSSLKANNLRIIATILESTTKLHANRSSWEDPWKREKLQSLAVLLQGALRARSKVGLKMNVPGAMLETILDVLPAMKQPTISQLVRSDWVAVEVILEEMQVRDLIPALKRAGAQDIIEYPLTKVIP from the coding sequence TTGAAACTGCGTCTCGGTTTACCAAAAGGCAGTCTCCAGGAGGCTACCTTTCAACTTTTTAAACAGGCTGGTTTTAATATATCCGTCCGCAGCCGTTCCTATTTTCCGGCGGTAAATGATCCCGAATTGGAAATAGTGCTGATGCGGGCGCAGGAGATCCCCCGCTATGTTTACGAAGGAGTGCTTGATGCGGGGATAAGCGGGCTGGACTGGATCATGGAAAACGAGGCGGATGTGGTGGAGGTTGCCGATATGGTGTATGCTAAGAATACACCAAATCCGATCCGCCTGGTCATTGCTGTGGCTGACAACAGCGACATTAAAAGCGTATCTGATCTTAATGGCAAACGTGTTGCCACAGAACTAGTCCGGGTGACCCAAAAGTATTTAAAAGAAAACGGCGTCGAAGCTTTAATCGAGTATTCTTACGGCGCGACAGAAGTAAAAGTGCCCCATCTGGTTGATGCCATAGCTGACATAACCGAGACGGGGAGTTCGCTGAAAGCCAATAATTTACGAATTATTGCCACCATTCTTGAATCAACCACCAAACTGCACGCAAACCGCAGTTCATGGGAAGATCCATGGAAAAGGGAAAAATTGCAGAGCTTAGCCGTCCTTCTTCAGGGGGCGCTTCGTGCCCGGTCCAAAGTCGGGCTGAAAATGAATGTGCCCGGCGCTATGCTTGAAACTATTCTTGATGTCTTGCCGGCGATGAAACAGCCCACTATATCACAACTGGTTCGCAGTGACTGGGTTGCCGTGGAAGTTATTCTGGAGGAAATGCAAGTACGGGATCTTATTCCCGCGTTAAAGCGGGCCGGTGCGCAGGATATCATTGAATATCCTTTAACCAAAGTGATTCCGTAA
- a CDS encoding amidohydrolase, translating to MADILIQGVSVLTMEGSEDIIENGDILIKGDRIAALGPYGSVSTEEQAKRVIDGSGKIAMPGFVNCHTHAAMTMLRSYADDMPLMEWLSEKIWPVEDKLEPEDIYWGTMLCCLEMIKSGTTTFADMYFIMDQVALAVEKSGLRACLSRGLIGNGPNAGLALEENINFFKEWNDGAGGRIKVMFGPHAPYTCPPEYLKQVIELAGKYGAGLHIHVAETKSEVEQINASYGRTPVGHLDSVGLFELPVLAAHCVHLDNADIEILARNNVGVAHCPESNMKLASGAAPVAGLLEAGVCVGLGTDGAASNNNLDMLEEMRSAAMLQKVNTGDPTVMPAFTALRTATANGARVLGLAGEIGMLKTGMKADLILINKHRPHFCPQHNLIANLVYAGHSTDVDTVIVDGKILMENRRVLTIDEEEVMREAQIRADRLVG from the coding sequence ATGGCTGACATATTGATTCAAGGAGTTAGTGTTCTCACCATGGAGGGCTCTGAAGATATCATAGAGAATGGTGATATCCTTATCAAAGGCGACCGTATTGCCGCACTGGGGCCGTACGGTTCGGTTTCCACGGAAGAGCAGGCAAAACGAGTTATTGACGGTTCCGGCAAGATTGCCATGCCCGGTTTTGTTAACTGCCACACCCATGCTGCCATGACTATGCTGCGCAGCTATGCCGACGACATGCCCCTGATGGAGTGGCTTTCTGAAAAAATTTGGCCTGTGGAAGATAAGCTGGAACCCGAGGATATTTACTGGGGCACCATGCTCTGCTGCCTGGAAATGATTAAATCGGGCACCACCACTTTCGCGGACATGTATTTTATTATGGATCAAGTGGCTCTTGCCGTGGAAAAAAGCGGCCTGCGCGCCTGCCTCTCCCGTGGTTTGATTGGCAACGGGCCTAATGCCGGATTGGCTTTGGAAGAAAACATTAACTTCTTTAAAGAATGGAACGACGGAGCCGGCGGCAGGATAAAAGTGATGTTTGGTCCGCACGCTCCGTACACCTGCCCGCCTGAATACCTTAAGCAGGTGATTGAACTGGCTGGTAAATACGGAGCCGGTTTGCATATTCATGTGGCCGAAACAAAAAGTGAGGTAGAACAAATTAATGCAAGCTACGGCAGAACCCCTGTCGGGCACCTTGACAGTGTGGGACTTTTCGAACTGCCGGTGCTGGCCGCCCATTGTGTCCACCTTGACAATGCGGACATCGAGATTCTGGCGCGAAATAATGTCGGAGTGGCCCACTGTCCCGAAAGCAATATGAAACTAGCCAGCGGCGCCGCGCCGGTAGCCGGCCTGCTTGAGGCTGGCGTCTGTGTCGGCCTGGGCACTGACGGAGCAGCCAGCAACAACAATTTAGACATGCTGGAAGAAATGCGCAGCGCTGCCATGCTGCAAAAAGTAAATACCGGTGATCCAACAGTGATGCCGGCCTTTACCGCGCTGAGGACAGCCACCGCCAACGGCGCGCGTGTCCTTGGGCTGGCCGGTGAAATCGGCATGTTGAAAACCGGTATGAAAGCGGATTTGATCTTAATAAATAAACACCGCCCGCACTTCTGCCCGCAACACAACTTAATTGCCAACCTAGTTTACGCGGGCCACTCCACCGATGTCGACACAGTGATAGTCGACGGCAAGATTCTCATGGAAAACAGGCGGGTATTGACAATAGATGAAGAAGAAGTTATGCGCGAAGCACAAATAAGGGCAGACCGGCTGGTCGGATAA
- a CDS encoding adenosylhomocysteinase has product MPDYIVRNINLAPSGRLKIDWVRAHMPVLNAIREEFERDKPFDGLRVALSIHLEAKTAYLAEVVQAGGAKVAITGSNPLSTQDDVAAALAAAGLNVYAWYDATGQEYKEHLLHVLDTRPQIVIDDGGDLVNLLHTERKDQAAEVIGGCEETTTGVRRLEALDREGKLLFPMLAVNNAFCKFLFDNRYGTGESAWSGIMRTTNLVVAGKVVVVLGYGWCGKGIAMRAKGLGARVIVCEVDPVRAIEACMDGYQVMNSEQAASQGDVFVTVTGCRDVLRQSHFNKMKDGAILANAGHFDVEINKPELTGLAVERRLARQNVEQYTLKDGRKIYLLAEGRLVNLAAGDGHPAEIMDMSFAIQALSARYIKESAGKMSKKLYRVPEEIDQRVAYLKLKSLGIEIDHLTGEQSKYMNDWQE; this is encoded by the coding sequence AATAGACTGGGTACGGGCGCACATGCCTGTGTTAAACGCCATCAGGGAAGAATTTGAGCGGGATAAACCGTTTGACGGTTTGCGGGTGGCGTTATCTATCCACCTGGAGGCGAAAACAGCGTACCTGGCTGAAGTAGTCCAGGCCGGCGGAGCGAAAGTTGCCATCACCGGTTCGAACCCTCTGTCCACACAAGATGACGTGGCAGCCGCCCTGGCTGCGGCAGGCTTGAATGTTTACGCCTGGTACGACGCCACCGGCCAGGAGTACAAGGAGCATTTGCTGCATGTGCTGGATACCCGGCCTCAGATAGTAATCGACGACGGCGGCGATTTAGTGAACCTGCTGCATACCGAGCGCAAAGATCAGGCTGCCGAGGTCATCGGCGGCTGCGAAGAAACCACAACAGGCGTCAGAAGGCTGGAGGCGCTCGACCGGGAAGGGAAGTTGCTGTTCCCTATGTTGGCGGTAAACAATGCCTTCTGCAAGTTCCTTTTTGACAACCGCTACGGCACCGGCGAATCAGCCTGGTCGGGGATAATGCGCACAACCAATCTGGTGGTGGCGGGAAAGGTTGTCGTGGTGCTGGGCTATGGCTGGTGCGGCAAGGGTATCGCCATGCGCGCAAAAGGTTTGGGAGCGCGGGTGATTGTATGTGAAGTGGACCCGGTCAGGGCAATCGAGGCCTGCATGGATGGTTATCAAGTAATGAACAGTGAACAGGCTGCCTCACAAGGTGATGTTTTCGTCACAGTCACAGGCTGCCGGGATGTCCTGCGCCAGTCTCATTTCAATAAAATGAAAGATGGCGCCATTCTGGCCAACGCCGGTCATTTCGATGTTGAAATAAACAAGCCTGAATTAACCGGATTGGCGGTGGAACGCCGGCTGGCCCGCCAAAACGTCGAGCAGTATACCCTAAAGGACGGACGCAAAATATATCTGCTGGCCGAGGGGCGCTTGGTAAACCTGGCGGCAGGTGACGGCCACCCGGCTGAGATTATGGATATGTCTTTTGCTATTCAAGCGCTGTCAGCCAGGTATATCAAAGAAAGCGCCGGTAAAATGAGCAAAAAGCTGTATCGTGTGCCGGAAGAGATAGACCAGCGAGTAGCTTATCTTAAGTTAAAATCTTTGGGAATTGAAATTGATCACCTGACCGGTGAGCAATCCAAGTATATGAACGACTGGCAAGAGTAA